From the genome of Biomphalaria glabrata chromosome 1, xgBioGlab47.1, whole genome shotgun sequence, one region includes:
- the LOC106073857 gene encoding tyrosine-protein phosphatase non-receptor type 9-like isoform X3 has product MAKKFDLKRAIDLFNSHESTRHKEDLHTIDPNDRYLQRELATEKFTILPGRDNTGAAVALFSARLHYPPQTTHQVVLKSLIYQLDAALESVETQRNGLVFIYDMTESKYANFDYDLSIKILNLLKGAYPARLKRVLIVTAPLWFKAPFKILRLFVQEKLRKRVFIISASELNVYIPKETLPIQLGGSQEPCHKVWLQMCYLCSTNQQPDLNTYFTSCVTGSYLSQRSISRSLSNDNDNHMSDFDSESSKDTVNEKHTNEDREKEKEEEFDAMDHKASEENFQSIMSQEDKDINRKRKTSESRKRSSDLSAVSESATDGMPCKKRPPSSGSNILDDSIHMPDSPGTDVQQLLSKINSLKRKGLFAEYASIKMEPPTGTFNNSKIKANVPKNRYTDVLCYDHSRVVLPVCEDDPSSDYINANYVDGYMQKNAFISTQGPLPKTFVDFWRMVWHNQCRIIVMTTRTVERSRMKCGQYWPSEEDTDEQFEEFIVYNQGVTENDDFTESVLVLHNINTGESFQVLHLQFTSWPDYGVPPAAPFLDFLFRVRSAQETATKEMGSAWTGHPLGPPIVVHCSAGIGRTGTFITVDICLRRLEHVGTVDVKETVRRIRSQRAFSIQMPDQYVFCHQVIIEHAQRQGLINSLESISLDGSDSDSD; this is encoded by the exons ATGGCCAAAAAGTTTGATTTGAAAAGAGCCATAGATTTGTTTAATTCACATGAG tCAACACGTCACAAAGAAGATTTACATACCATTGATCCAAACGACAGATATCTTCAGCGAGAGTTAGCCACTGAGAAATTTACAATATTA CCAGGTAGAGACAACACTGGAGCTGCTGTAGCTTTATTTTCAGCCCGTTTGCACTACCCACCACAGACAACACACCAGGTTGTCCTTAAGTCATTAATATACCAGCTGGACGCAGCTTTAGAAAG tgtggAAACACAACGCAATGGGTTAGTTTTTATCTATGATATGACAGAGTCTAAATATGCTAATTTTGATTATGATCTCAGCATTAAAATTCTAAATTTGCTAAAA gGTGCTTATCCAGCTAGATTGAAGCGTGTCCTTATTGTTACTGCACCCTTATGGTTTAAGGCGCCATTTAAAATTTTACGTCTTTTTGTCCAAGAAAAATTAAGGAAAAGG GTTTTTATTATCAGTGCATCTGAATTGAATGTTTACATCCCTAAAGAAACTCTTCCAATCCAGCTAGGAGGATCTCAGGAACCATGCCACAAGGTCTGGCTGCAGATGTGCTACCTCTGTTCCACTAACCAGCAACCTGACCTCAATACCTACTTCACATCCTGTGTCACAGGCTCGTACCTTTCTCAGCGGTCTATCTCTCGGAGTTTATCCAATGACAATGATAACCACATGAGTGACTTTGACTCTGAGAGCTCAAAAGATACTGTTAATGAAAAGCACACAAACGAAGacagggagaaagaaaaagaagaagagtttGATGCAATGGATCACAAAGCTTCAGAGGAAAACTTTCAATCAATCATGAGTCAAGAGGATAAAGATATTAATAGAAAGCGAAAGACTTCAGAATCCAGAAAACGCAGTTCTGATCTGTCTGCTGTGAGCGAATCAGCAACAGATGGAATGCCTTGCAAGAAACGACCACCCTCTTCAGGCTCCAATATTCTAGATGACTCTATACACATGCCTGATAGTCCTGGGACAGATGTACAGCAACTTCTATCAAAGATCAACTCTTTGAAAAGAAAAGGACTTTTTGCAGAATATGCTTCTATTAAGATGGAACCACCTACAGGAACATTCAACAATTCtaa aatcaaagCCAATGTGCCCAAGAACAGATATACAGATGTACTCTGCTATGATCACAGCCGAGTTGTCTTGCCCGTCTGCGAAGATGACCCTTCGTCTGACTACATCAATGCAAACTATGTTGATGGCTATATGCAGAAAAATGCTTTCATCTCAACTCAAg GTCCACTCCCTAAAACATTTGTAGATTTCTGGAGAATGGTATGGCACAATCAGTGTAGGATTATTGTCATGACAACAAG AACTGTAGAAAGGTCTAGAATGAAGTGTGGCCAGTACTGGCCAAGTGAAGAGGATACAGATGAACAGTTTGAAGAGTTCATAGTCTATAACCAAGGTGTCACAGAGAATGATGATTTCACTGAAAGTGTACTGGTGCTGCATAATATCAAT ACAGGAGAATCTTTCCAGGTGTTGCATCTGCAGTTCACCAGCTGGCCAGACTATGGAGTACCACCTGCAGCTCCATTTTTAGACTTTCTATTCAGAGTACGCAGTGCCCAAGAGACAGCCACCAAAGAAATGGGCTCTGCTTGGACAGGTCATCCCCTTGGGCCCCCAATAGTGGTACACTGTAGTGCAGGGATCGGCCGCACAG GTACGTTTATCACTGTGGATATTTGTTTGCGCCGTCTTGAGCATGTAGGCACTGTAGACGTAAAAGAGACAGTCAGGAGGATTCGGTCCCAAAGAGCTTTCTCCATACAGATGCCAGACCAGTATGTGTTCTGTCACCAAGTTATAATTGAACACGCCCAGCGTCAAGGTCTCATCAACAGCCTGGAATCGATTTCCCTGGATGGAAGTGATAGCGATAGTGATTAG
- the LOC106073857 gene encoding tyrosine-protein phosphatase non-receptor type 9-like isoform X2: protein MDYVSHRLVIQEFLEEINVTQERRQRSPVSWSTGCKFLMAKKFDLKRAIDLFNSHESTRHKEDLHTIDPNDRYLQRELATEKFTILPGRDNTGAAVALFSARLHYPPQTTHQVVLKSLIYQLDAALESVETQRNGLVFIYDMTESKYANFDYDLSIKILNLLKGAYPARLKRVLIVTAPLWFKAPFKILRLFVQEKLRKRVFIISASELNVYIPKETLPIQLGGSQEPCHKVWLQMCYLCSTNQQPDLNTYFTSCVTGSYLSQRSISRSLSNDNDNHMSDFDSESSKDTVNEKHTNEDREKEKEEEFDAMDHKASEENFQSIMSQEDKDINRKRKTSESRKRSSDLSAVSESATDGMPCKKRPPSSGSNILDDSIHMPDSPGTDVQQLLSKINSLKRKGLFAEYASIKMEPPTGTFNNSKIKANVPKNRYTDVLCYDHSRVVLPVCEDDPSSDYINANYVDGYMQKNAFISTQGPLPKTFVDFWRMVWHNQCRIIVMTTRTVERSRMKCGQYWPSEEDTDEQFEEFIVYNQGVTENDDFTESVLVLHNINTGESFQVLHLQFTSWPDYGVPPAAPFLDFLFRVRSAQETATKEMGSAWTGHPLGPPIVVHCSAGIGRTGTFITVDICLRRLEHVGTVDVKETVRRIRSQRAFSIQMPDQYVFCHQVIIEHAQRQGLINSLESISLDGSDSDSD, encoded by the exons ATGGATTATGTTTCTCATAGATTG GTCATTCAAGAATTCTTAGAAGAAATCAATGTAACACAAGAGAGACGCCAAAGATCACCAGTATCATGGAGCACAGGCTGCAAGTTTCTTATGGCCAAAAAGTTTGATTTGAAAAGAGCCATAGATTTGTTTAATTCACATGAG tCAACACGTCACAAAGAAGATTTACATACCATTGATCCAAACGACAGATATCTTCAGCGAGAGTTAGCCACTGAGAAATTTACAATATTA CCAGGTAGAGACAACACTGGAGCTGCTGTAGCTTTATTTTCAGCCCGTTTGCACTACCCACCACAGACAACACACCAGGTTGTCCTTAAGTCATTAATATACCAGCTGGACGCAGCTTTAGAAAG tgtggAAACACAACGCAATGGGTTAGTTTTTATCTATGATATGACAGAGTCTAAATATGCTAATTTTGATTATGATCTCAGCATTAAAATTCTAAATTTGCTAAAA gGTGCTTATCCAGCTAGATTGAAGCGTGTCCTTATTGTTACTGCACCCTTATGGTTTAAGGCGCCATTTAAAATTTTACGTCTTTTTGTCCAAGAAAAATTAAGGAAAAGG GTTTTTATTATCAGTGCATCTGAATTGAATGTTTACATCCCTAAAGAAACTCTTCCAATCCAGCTAGGAGGATCTCAGGAACCATGCCACAAGGTCTGGCTGCAGATGTGCTACCTCTGTTCCACTAACCAGCAACCTGACCTCAATACCTACTTCACATCCTGTGTCACAGGCTCGTACCTTTCTCAGCGGTCTATCTCTCGGAGTTTATCCAATGACAATGATAACCACATGAGTGACTTTGACTCTGAGAGCTCAAAAGATACTGTTAATGAAAAGCACACAAACGAAGacagggagaaagaaaaagaagaagagtttGATGCAATGGATCACAAAGCTTCAGAGGAAAACTTTCAATCAATCATGAGTCAAGAGGATAAAGATATTAATAGAAAGCGAAAGACTTCAGAATCCAGAAAACGCAGTTCTGATCTGTCTGCTGTGAGCGAATCAGCAACAGATGGAATGCCTTGCAAGAAACGACCACCCTCTTCAGGCTCCAATATTCTAGATGACTCTATACACATGCCTGATAGTCCTGGGACAGATGTACAGCAACTTCTATCAAAGATCAACTCTTTGAAAAGAAAAGGACTTTTTGCAGAATATGCTTCTATTAAGATGGAACCACCTACAGGAACATTCAACAATTCtaa aatcaaagCCAATGTGCCCAAGAACAGATATACAGATGTACTCTGCTATGATCACAGCCGAGTTGTCTTGCCCGTCTGCGAAGATGACCCTTCGTCTGACTACATCAATGCAAACTATGTTGATGGCTATATGCAGAAAAATGCTTTCATCTCAACTCAAg GTCCACTCCCTAAAACATTTGTAGATTTCTGGAGAATGGTATGGCACAATCAGTGTAGGATTATTGTCATGACAACAAG AACTGTAGAAAGGTCTAGAATGAAGTGTGGCCAGTACTGGCCAAGTGAAGAGGATACAGATGAACAGTTTGAAGAGTTCATAGTCTATAACCAAGGTGTCACAGAGAATGATGATTTCACTGAAAGTGTACTGGTGCTGCATAATATCAAT ACAGGAGAATCTTTCCAGGTGTTGCATCTGCAGTTCACCAGCTGGCCAGACTATGGAGTACCACCTGCAGCTCCATTTTTAGACTTTCTATTCAGAGTACGCAGTGCCCAAGAGACAGCCACCAAAGAAATGGGCTCTGCTTGGACAGGTCATCCCCTTGGGCCCCCAATAGTGGTACACTGTAGTGCAGGGATCGGCCGCACAG GTACGTTTATCACTGTGGATATTTGTTTGCGCCGTCTTGAGCATGTAGGCACTGTAGACGTAAAAGAGACAGTCAGGAGGATTCGGTCCCAAAGAGCTTTCTCCATACAGATGCCAGACCAGTATGTGTTCTGTCACCAAGTTATAATTGAACACGCCCAGCGTCAAGGTCTCATCAACAGCCTGGAATCGATTTCCCTGGATGGAAGTGATAGCGATAGTGATTAG
- the LOC106073857 gene encoding tyrosine-protein phosphatase non-receptor type 9-like isoform X1: protein MALINSDVTCYGSSRNMATDLTEQEEKVIQEFLEEINVTQERRQRSPVSWSTGCKFLMAKKFDLKRAIDLFNSHESTRHKEDLHTIDPNDRYLQRELATEKFTILPGRDNTGAAVALFSARLHYPPQTTHQVVLKSLIYQLDAALESVETQRNGLVFIYDMTESKYANFDYDLSIKILNLLKGAYPARLKRVLIVTAPLWFKAPFKILRLFVQEKLRKRVFIISASELNVYIPKETLPIQLGGSQEPCHKVWLQMCYLCSTNQQPDLNTYFTSCVTGSYLSQRSISRSLSNDNDNHMSDFDSESSKDTVNEKHTNEDREKEKEEEFDAMDHKASEENFQSIMSQEDKDINRKRKTSESRKRSSDLSAVSESATDGMPCKKRPPSSGSNILDDSIHMPDSPGTDVQQLLSKINSLKRKGLFAEYASIKMEPPTGTFNNSKIKANVPKNRYTDVLCYDHSRVVLPVCEDDPSSDYINANYVDGYMQKNAFISTQGPLPKTFVDFWRMVWHNQCRIIVMTTRTVERSRMKCGQYWPSEEDTDEQFEEFIVYNQGVTENDDFTESVLVLHNINTGESFQVLHLQFTSWPDYGVPPAAPFLDFLFRVRSAQETATKEMGSAWTGHPLGPPIVVHCSAGIGRTGTFITVDICLRRLEHVGTVDVKETVRRIRSQRAFSIQMPDQYVFCHQVIIEHAQRQGLINSLESISLDGSDSDSD, encoded by the exons ATGGCGTTAATAAACAGTGACGTCACATGTTatg GAAGTTCAAGAAATATGGCTACTGATTTAACAGAACAGGAAGAAAag GTCATTCAAGAATTCTTAGAAGAAATCAATGTAACACAAGAGAGACGCCAAAGATCACCAGTATCATGGAGCACAGGCTGCAAGTTTCTTATGGCCAAAAAGTTTGATTTGAAAAGAGCCATAGATTTGTTTAATTCACATGAG tCAACACGTCACAAAGAAGATTTACATACCATTGATCCAAACGACAGATATCTTCAGCGAGAGTTAGCCACTGAGAAATTTACAATATTA CCAGGTAGAGACAACACTGGAGCTGCTGTAGCTTTATTTTCAGCCCGTTTGCACTACCCACCACAGACAACACACCAGGTTGTCCTTAAGTCATTAATATACCAGCTGGACGCAGCTTTAGAAAG tgtggAAACACAACGCAATGGGTTAGTTTTTATCTATGATATGACAGAGTCTAAATATGCTAATTTTGATTATGATCTCAGCATTAAAATTCTAAATTTGCTAAAA gGTGCTTATCCAGCTAGATTGAAGCGTGTCCTTATTGTTACTGCACCCTTATGGTTTAAGGCGCCATTTAAAATTTTACGTCTTTTTGTCCAAGAAAAATTAAGGAAAAGG GTTTTTATTATCAGTGCATCTGAATTGAATGTTTACATCCCTAAAGAAACTCTTCCAATCCAGCTAGGAGGATCTCAGGAACCATGCCACAAGGTCTGGCTGCAGATGTGCTACCTCTGTTCCACTAACCAGCAACCTGACCTCAATACCTACTTCACATCCTGTGTCACAGGCTCGTACCTTTCTCAGCGGTCTATCTCTCGGAGTTTATCCAATGACAATGATAACCACATGAGTGACTTTGACTCTGAGAGCTCAAAAGATACTGTTAATGAAAAGCACACAAACGAAGacagggagaaagaaaaagaagaagagtttGATGCAATGGATCACAAAGCTTCAGAGGAAAACTTTCAATCAATCATGAGTCAAGAGGATAAAGATATTAATAGAAAGCGAAAGACTTCAGAATCCAGAAAACGCAGTTCTGATCTGTCTGCTGTGAGCGAATCAGCAACAGATGGAATGCCTTGCAAGAAACGACCACCCTCTTCAGGCTCCAATATTCTAGATGACTCTATACACATGCCTGATAGTCCTGGGACAGATGTACAGCAACTTCTATCAAAGATCAACTCTTTGAAAAGAAAAGGACTTTTTGCAGAATATGCTTCTATTAAGATGGAACCACCTACAGGAACATTCAACAATTCtaa aatcaaagCCAATGTGCCCAAGAACAGATATACAGATGTACTCTGCTATGATCACAGCCGAGTTGTCTTGCCCGTCTGCGAAGATGACCCTTCGTCTGACTACATCAATGCAAACTATGTTGATGGCTATATGCAGAAAAATGCTTTCATCTCAACTCAAg GTCCACTCCCTAAAACATTTGTAGATTTCTGGAGAATGGTATGGCACAATCAGTGTAGGATTATTGTCATGACAACAAG AACTGTAGAAAGGTCTAGAATGAAGTGTGGCCAGTACTGGCCAAGTGAAGAGGATACAGATGAACAGTTTGAAGAGTTCATAGTCTATAACCAAGGTGTCACAGAGAATGATGATTTCACTGAAAGTGTACTGGTGCTGCATAATATCAAT ACAGGAGAATCTTTCCAGGTGTTGCATCTGCAGTTCACCAGCTGGCCAGACTATGGAGTACCACCTGCAGCTCCATTTTTAGACTTTCTATTCAGAGTACGCAGTGCCCAAGAGACAGCCACCAAAGAAATGGGCTCTGCTTGGACAGGTCATCCCCTTGGGCCCCCAATAGTGGTACACTGTAGTGCAGGGATCGGCCGCACAG GTACGTTTATCACTGTGGATATTTGTTTGCGCCGTCTTGAGCATGTAGGCACTGTAGACGTAAAAGAGACAGTCAGGAGGATTCGGTCCCAAAGAGCTTTCTCCATACAGATGCCAGACCAGTATGTGTTCTGTCACCAAGTTATAATTGAACACGCCCAGCGTCAAGGTCTCATCAACAGCCTGGAATCGATTTCCCTGGATGGAAGTGATAGCGATAGTGATTAG